The Laribacter hongkongensis DSM 14985 genome has a window encoding:
- a CDS encoding helix-turn-helix domain-containing protein, producing MMKLTPLGLCVRQLRLELGLTLKTVAAVLGVSSAYLSAVELGDKQLTSKLADQILDYFAPMISKEKFNELQGACAASLDVVPISSLESEEKILVAAFARRLSEGHGVPDDVLNWLKKGQ from the coding sequence ATGATGAAGCTCACACCCCTTGGACTTTGCGTAAGGCAACTTCGACTCGAACTTGGCCTAACTCTGAAAACTGTAGCTGCAGTCCTAGGAGTCAGTTCGGCATACCTAAGCGCAGTTGAGTTGGGTGACAAACAGTTAACCAGCAAGCTCGCAGATCAGATTCTTGATTACTTCGCCCCGATGATTAGTAAGGAAAAGTTCAATGAACTACAGGGGGCATGCGCTGCATCACTTGATGTTGTACCGATATCTTCCCTGGAGAGCGAAGAAAAAATACTTGTTGCGGCATTTGCTCGCCGCCTAAGTGAGGGGCATGGGGTTCCAGATGACGTTCTAAATTGGCTTAAAAAAGGGCAATAG
- a CDS encoding ImmA/IrrE family metallo-endopeptidase: MVVTNNRSQTRKPCGYRVATRTRQQLRTIAQGILPILHAEGCFKRNAHFLDASHLLENVLHRANYAFHVDESLTETAAFTIPERRLIVLKGDVYDALEREDPFSRFTIVHEFSHIVLDHAVTLHRNAVLGEHKWIEDSEWQANNLSAEIMMPVRTVQQLGGNASLIAATCGTSLEAATYRVENLIKEEII; the protein is encoded by the coding sequence ATGGTCGTAACGAACAATAGAAGCCAGACTAGGAAACCGTGTGGTTACAGGGTTGCAACACGTACACGTCAACAACTGCGAACTATCGCCCAAGGAATCTTACCAATTCTGCACGCAGAGGGCTGTTTCAAGCGGAATGCACATTTTCTCGATGCTAGCCACTTACTTGAGAATGTACTTCATCGGGCAAATTATGCATTTCATGTCGATGAATCGCTCACCGAGACAGCTGCTTTCACGATTCCCGAACGACGTCTTATTGTTCTGAAGGGGGATGTTTATGACGCTCTTGAGCGTGAAGATCCCTTCTCCCGCTTCACGATTGTTCATGAGTTCAGCCACATAGTCTTAGACCATGCTGTAACTCTGCACCGTAATGCCGTACTTGGCGAACACAAGTGGATAGAAGATAGCGAGTGGCAAGCAAACAACCTCTCGGCAGAGATCATGATGCCGGTGAGGACAGTACAACAGCTCGGAGGGAACGCTAGTTTGATTGCTGCTACTTGTGGGACAAGCTTAGAAGCAGCAACTTACAGAGTGGAGAATTTAATCAAGGAAGAGATTATCTAA
- a CDS encoding phage integrase N-terminal SAM-like domain-containing protein yields MRRFLCFHHHRHPREMGAAEVSRFLTHLAVEGQVSHSLALRLLRSGYRSNKNSIPHVDAGCLCRVIKRGCFPPQTTRSCQACGHERQCWQTCSIRPKRRRTYWRTLTTLGRVSMKNMGHLQVKRPVVFVLAMSRHGCYIPGVQT; encoded by the coding sequence ATAAGGCGCTTTTTGTGCTTTCACCATCATCGGCACCCTCGCGAGATGGGGGCTGCAGAGGTCAGTCGCTTTCTCACCCATCTGGCCGTTGAAGGTCAGGTATCGCATTCTCTGGCGCTTCGGCTGCTGCGATCAGGCTATCGATCAAACAAGAACAGCATCCCGCATGTCGATGCGGGATGCTTGTGCAGGGTAATTAAGAGAGGGTGTTTCCCTCCCCAGACTACACGCTCATGTCAAGCGTGCGGCCACGAGCGCCAGTGTTGGCAAACATGTTCGATTCGGCCGAAGCGGCGACGAACATACTGGCGAACCCTGACAACTTTAGGGCGTGTGTCCATGAAGAACATGGGGCACCTCCAAGTCAAGAGGCCCGTTGTATTTGTCCTTGCCATGTCCCGTCACGGGTGCTACATTCCCGGTGTCCAGACGTAA